A single Pan troglodytes isolate AG18354 chromosome X, NHGRI_mPanTro3-v2.0_pri, whole genome shotgun sequence DNA region contains:
- the NONO gene encoding non-POU domain-containing octamer-binding protein isoform X1, translating to MQSNKTFNLEKQNHTPRKHHQHHHQQQHHQQQQQQPPPPPIPANGQQASSQNEGLTIDLKNFRKPGEKTFTQRSRLFVGNLPPDITEEEMRKLFEKYGKAGEVFIHKDKGFGFIRLETRTLAEIAKVELDNMPLRGKQLRVRFACHSASLTVRNLPQYVSNELLEEAFSVFGQVERAVVIVDDRGRPSGKGIVEFSGKPAARKALDRCSEGSFLLTTFPRPVTVEPMDQLDDEEGLPEKLVIKNQQFHKEREQPPRFAQPGSFEYEYAMRWKALIEMEKQQQDQVDRNIKEAREKLEMEMEAARHEHQVMLMRQDLMRRQEELRRMEELHNQEVQKRKQLELRQEEERRRREEEMRRQQEEMMRRQQEGFKGTFPDAREQEIRMGQMAMGGAMGINNRGAMPPAPVPAGTPAPPGPATMMPDGTLGLTPPTTERFGQAATMEGIGAIGGTPPAFNRAAPGAEFAPNKRRRY from the exons ATGCAGAGTAATAAAACTTTTAACTTGGAGAAGCAAAACCATACTCCAAGAAAGCATCATCAACatcaccaccagcagcagcaccaccagcagcaacagcagcagccgCCACCACCGCCAATACCTGCAAATGGGCAACAGGCCAGCAGCCAAA ATGAAGGCTTGACTATTGACCTGAAGAATTTTAGAAAACCAGGAGAGAAGACCTTCACCCAACGAAGCCGTCTTTTTGTGGGAAATCTTCCTCCCGACATCACTGaggaagaaatgaggaaactATTTGAGAAATATGGAAAGGCAGGCGAAGTCTTCATTCATAAGGATAAAGGATTTGGCTTTATCCGCTTG GAAACCCGAACCCTAGCGGAGATTGCCAAAGTGGAGCTGGACAATATGCCACTCCGTGGAAAGCAGCTGCGTGTGCGCTTTGCCTGCCATAGTGCATCCCTTACAGTTCGAAACCTTCCTCAGTATGTGTCCAACGAACTGCTGGAAGAAGCCTTTTCTGTGTTTGGCCAGGTAGAGAGGGCTGTAGTCATTGTGGATGATCGAGGAAGGCCCTCAGGAAAAGGCATTGTTGAGTTCTCAGGGAAGCCAGCTGCTCGGAAAGCTCTGGACAGATGCAGTGAAGGCTCCTTCCTGCTAACCAC ATTTCCTCGTCCTGTGACTGTGGAGCCCATGGACCAGTTAGATGATGAAGAGGGACTTCCAGAGAAGCTGGTTATAAAAAACCAGCAATTTCACAA GGAACGAGAGCAGCCACCCAGATTTGCACAGCCTGGCTCCTTTGAGTATGAATATGCCATGCGCTGGAAGGCACTCATTGAgatggagaagcagcagcaggaccAAGTGGACCGCAACATCAAGGAGGCTCGTGAGAAGCTGGAGATGGAGATGGAAGCTGCACGCCATGAGCACCAGGTCATGCTAATGAGACAGG ATTTGATGAGGCGCCAAGAAGAACTTCGGAGGATGGAAGAGCTGCACAACCAAGAGGTGCAAAAACGAAAGCAACTGGAGCTCAG GCAGGAGGAAGAGCGCAGGCGCCGTGAAGAAGAGATGCGGCGGCAGCAAGAAGAAATGATGCGGCGACAGCAGGAAGGATTCAAGGGAACCTTCCCTGATGCG agagaGCAGGAGATTCGGATGGGTCAGATGGCTATGGGAG GTGCTATGGGCATAAACAACAGAGGTGCCATGCCCCCTGCTCCTGTGCCAGCTGGTACCCCAGCTCCTCCAGGACCTGCCACTATGATGCCGGATGGAACTTTGGGATTG acCCCACCAACAACTGAACGCTTTGGTCAGGCTGCTACAATGGAAGGAATTGGGGCAATTGGTGGAACTCCTCCTGCATTCAACCGTGCAGCTCCTGGAGCTGAATTTGCCCCAAACAAACGTCGCCGATACTAA
- the ITGB1BP2 gene encoding integrin beta-1-binding protein 2 isoform X1 encodes MSLLCRNKGCGQHFDPNTNLPDSCCHHPGVPIFHDALKGWSCCRKRTVDFSEFLNIKGCTMGPHCAEKLPEAPQPEGPATSSSLQEQKPLNVIPKSAETLRRERPKSELPLKLLPLNISQALEMALEQKELDQEPGAGLDSLIRTGSSCQNPGCDAVYQGPESDATPCTYHPGAPRFHEGMKSWSCCGIQTLDFGAFLAQPGCRVGRHDWGKQLPASCRHDWHQTDSLVVVTVYGQIPLPAFNWVKASQTELHVHIVFDGNRVFQAQMKLWGVINVEQSSVFLMPSRVEISLVKADPGSWAQLEHPDALAKKARAGVVLEMDEEESDDSDDDLSWTEEEEEEEAMGE; translated from the exons ATGTCTCTACTCTGTCGTAACAAAGGCTGTGGGCAGCACTTTGACCCTAATACCAACCTTCCTG ATTCCTGTTGCCATCACCCTGGGGTCCCAATCTTCCATGATGCACTTAAG GGTTGGTCCTGCTGCCGAAAGCGAACTGTAGATTTCTCTGAGTTCTTAAACATCAAG GGCTGTACTATGGGACCACACTGTGCtgagaagcttcctgaggcccctcAACCTGAAGGCCCTGCTACAAGCAGTTCACTTCAGGAGCAAAAACCTCTGAATGTGATTCCAAAGTCAGCAGAGACCTTGCGCCGGGAGAGGCCCAA GTCAGAGTTGCCTCTGAAGCTGCTGCCGCTAAATATATCCCAAGCCCTGGAAATGGCATTGGAACAGAAGGAATTAGACCAGGAACCTGGGGCAG GACTTGACAGTCTGATCCGGACTGGTTCCAGCTGCCAGAACCCAGGATGTGATGCT GTTTACCAAGGCCCTGAGAGTGATGCTACTCCATGTACCTACCacccaggagcacccagattccaTGAGGG GATGAAGTCTTGGAGCTGTTGTGGCATCCAGACCCTGGATTTTGGGGCATTCTTGGCACAACCAGGGTGCAGAGTCGGTAGACATGACTGGGGGAAGCAG CTCCCAGCATCTTGCCGCCATGATTGGCACCAGACAGATTCCTTAGTAGTGGTGACTGTATATGGCCAGATTCCACTTCCTGCGTTTAACTGGGTGAAGGCCAGTCAAACTGAG CTTCATGTCCACATTGTCTTTGATGGTAACCGTGTGTTCCAAGCACAGATGAAGCTCTGGGGG GTCATAAACGTGGAGCAGAGCTCTGTCTTCTTGATGCCATCTCGGGTTGAAATCTCCCTGGTCAAGGCTGACCCAGGATCCTGGGCCCAGCTGGAGCACCCTGATGCACTAGCTAAGAAGGCTAGGGCAGGGGTTGTGTTAGAGATGGATGAGGAAGAATCTGACGATTCAGATGATGATCTGAGCtggacagaggaggaggaagaggaggaagcaaTGGGGGAATAG
- the ITGB1BP2 gene encoding integrin beta-1-binding protein 2 isoform X2: MALEQKELDQEPGAGLDSLIRTGSSCQNPGCDAVYQGPESDATPCTYHPGAPRFHEGMKSWSCCGIQTLDFGAFLAQPGCRVGRHDWGKQLPASCRHDWHQTDSLVVVTVYGQIPLPAFNWVKASQTELHVHIVFDGNRVFQAQMKLWGVINVEQSSVFLMPSRVEISLVKADPGSWAQLEHPDALAKKARAGVVLEMDEEESDDSDDDLSWTEEEEEEEAMGE, translated from the exons ATGGCATTGGAACAGAAGGAATTAGACCAGGAACCTGGGGCAG GACTTGACAGTCTGATCCGGACTGGTTCCAGCTGCCAGAACCCAGGATGTGATGCT GTTTACCAAGGCCCTGAGAGTGATGCTACTCCATGTACCTACCacccaggagcacccagattccaTGAGGG GATGAAGTCTTGGAGCTGTTGTGGCATCCAGACCCTGGATTTTGGGGCATTCTTGGCACAACCAGGGTGCAGAGTCGGTAGACATGACTGGGGGAAGCAG CTCCCAGCATCTTGCCGCCATGATTGGCACCAGACAGATTCCTTAGTAGTGGTGACTGTATATGGCCAGATTCCACTTCCTGCGTTTAACTGGGTGAAGGCCAGTCAAACTGAG CTTCATGTCCACATTGTCTTTGATGGTAACCGTGTGTTCCAAGCACAGATGAAGCTCTGGGGG GTCATAAACGTGGAGCAGAGCTCTGTCTTCTTGATGCCATCTCGGGTTGAAATCTCCCTGGTCAAGGCTGACCCAGGATCCTGGGCCCAGCTGGAGCACCCTGATGCACTAGCTAAGAAGGCTAGGGCAGGGGTTGTGTTAGAGATGGATGAGGAAGAATCTGACGATTCAGATGATGATCTGAGCtggacagaggaggaggaagaggaggaagcaaTGGGGGAATAG